A stretch of Gymnodinialimonas phycosphaerae DNA encodes these proteins:
- a CDS encoding lipid A deacylase LpxR family protein has translation MAFLKRGALALSLLLASLAGPGLAQDSGMTRLGVTQIFSNDWFGMPIGDRFDRWRTGAYQVSGFWGRDEWDGALPYTPFALIEFRFRGEIIAPDNLAVPAADDRRYAPALYFGAATHFDYQGLEVSAGADLVLTGDQTGLMNLHDGIHRTFGGSDVDLRNFMIEDGTYLNATVEAGRSFHLGASSLRPFVEAQAGVENLLRVGADVRFGNYDPEALLIRDATTGQRIVGIPGGGVGGWSFSLGADAAYVESSVLLPSNGPDAENLRYRLRGGVGRGYGPADFFYGVTYLSEEFEGQYEGQLVGTLSLMLQF, from the coding sequence ATGGCATTCTTGAAACGTGGGGCGCTGGCCCTTTCCCTATTGTTGGCGTCCTTGGCCGGGCCGGGGCTGGCGCAAGACAGTGGCATGACGCGCCTTGGGGTCACGCAAATTTTTTCCAACGATTGGTTCGGCATGCCCATCGGCGACCGCTTTGATCGGTGGCGCACCGGGGCCTACCAGGTCAGCGGTTTCTGGGGCCGCGATGAGTGGGACGGCGCCTTGCCTTACACGCCATTCGCCCTGATCGAGTTCCGCTTTCGCGGCGAGATCATCGCCCCCGACAACCTTGCCGTCCCCGCGGCCGACGACCGCCGCTATGCGCCCGCGCTCTATTTCGGGGCCGCAACCCATTTCGATTATCAGGGGCTGGAAGTTTCTGCCGGGGCAGACCTGGTGCTGACCGGCGATCAAACCGGTCTGATGAACCTGCACGATGGCATTCACCGCACTTTTGGCGGGTCCGACGTGGATCTGCGAAACTTCATGATCGAAGACGGCACCTACCTGAACGCGACGGTCGAGGCCGGACGCTCGTTCCATCTGGGTGCCAGCAGCCTGCGCCCCTTCGTGGAAGCGCAGGCCGGGGTGGAAAACCTGTTGCGTGTCGGCGCCGATGTTCGGTTTGGCAACTATGATCCAGAGGCGCTGTTGATCCGCGACGCGACCACGGGCCAGCGCATTGTGGGCATTCCCGGCGGTGGCGTCGGTGGATGGAGCTTTTCGCTTGGCGCAGACGCGGCCTATGTCGAAAGCTCGGTCCTGTTGCCGTCCAATGGCCCAGACGCCGAAAACCTGCGCTATCGTCTGCGCGGCGGCGTGGGCCGAGGCTATGGTCCGGCGGATTTCTTCTATGGCGTGACGTATCTGTCCGAGGAATTCGAGGGTCAATACGAGGGGCAACTGGTGGGCACCCTGTCGCTGATGCTGCAATTCTGA
- a CDS encoding Hint domain-containing protein has protein sequence MSWSWHGQLMPLEGDPSALLLTASRDQDELRARAARVVRKLLQHPAPGPAEFAASDADPLFRGAFIVSDGAKFHTVVPILLEDGAAPLLLFAGNPPPSGRELTVVHRNEETLTPTPSDAPSVICFTPGTRIRTEDGDVAIEELGTGDRVLTRDNGPQEVLWSGHRRMSGARLFAMPDQRPIRMRAGALGIDRPDDDLIVSPEHRVLVTGRAAMDLWGEHEVLVRAADLVGDSRITVDHSLRETFYIHLMLDRHEVVWANGMAVESFHPGFMGLDHLTNLQRNSMLEMRPELADNPHAYGAPVRRMLSRAEAAILIHGAPTKPIAERSAFTAH, from the coding sequence ATGAGTTGGAGCTGGCATGGCCAGCTGATGCCGTTGGAGGGTGATCCATCGGCCCTTCTCCTGACAGCCAGCCGGGATCAGGATGAGCTTCGTGCCCGAGCGGCGCGGGTGGTGCGCAAACTCTTGCAGCACCCCGCGCCGGGCCCCGCAGAATTCGCCGCGTCCGACGCCGATCCCCTGTTTCGTGGGGCGTTTATCGTCAGCGATGGCGCGAAGTTTCATACCGTCGTTCCGATCTTGCTGGAAGATGGCGCCGCGCCGCTGCTGTTGTTTGCAGGCAATCCGCCACCCTCAGGGCGCGAGTTGACGGTCGTGCACCGCAACGAGGAAACCCTCACACCGACCCCGTCTGATGCGCCCTCGGTGATCTGTTTCACGCCGGGCACACGCATTCGCACGGAAGACGGCGACGTCGCGATTGAAGAGCTCGGCACCGGCGATCGTGTCTTGACCCGCGACAATGGCCCGCAAGAGGTTCTGTGGTCCGGCCACCGCCGCATGTCCGGCGCGCGCCTGTTCGCGATGCCTGATCAACGACCGATCCGGATGCGCGCGGGCGCGTTGGGGATCGACCGGCCCGACGATGATCTGATCGTCTCGCCCGAACATCGGGTACTTGTCACCGGACGCGCCGCGATGGACCTCTGGGGTGAGCATGAGGTTTTGGTGCGCGCCGCCGATCTGGTGGGCGACAGCCGCATCACCGTCGACCATTCCCTGCGCGAGACGTTCTATATCCACCTTATGCTGGACCGGCACGAGGTCGTCTGGGCCAATGGCATGGCGGTGGAATCGTTCCACCCCGGCTTCATGGGTCTCGATCATCTGACCAACCTGCAACGCAATTCAATGCTCGAGATGCGGCCTGAACTGGCCGACAACCCCCACGCCTACGGCGCGCCCGTGCGGCGCATGTTGAGCCGGGCCGAGGCAGCGATCCTGATCCATGGCGCGCCCACCAAGCCGATTGCCGAAAGATCCGCCTTCACCGCGCATTGA
- the rpsD gene encoding 30S ribosomal protein S4, which yields MTKRTSAKYKIDRRMGENIWGRPKSPVNRREYGPGQHGQRRKGKLSDFGLQLRAKQKLKGYYGDLTEKQFRRIYAEAERLRGDTGEFLIGLLERRLDAVIYRAKFVPTVFAARQFVNHGHVTVNGQRVNIPSYRVKEGDVIAVRDKSKQLAVVLEAVQLAERDVPDYIDADHNKMTATFVRTPGLGDVPYPVVMEPNLVVEFYAKN from the coding sequence GTGACCAAACGCACGTCTGCCAAGTACAAGATTGACCGCCGGATGGGTGAAAACATCTGGGGCCGTCCGAAATCCCCCGTCAACCGTCGTGAGTACGGCCCCGGCCAGCACGGTCAGCGCCGCAAGGGCAAGCTGTCCGACTTCGGTCTTCAGCTGCGCGCCAAGCAGAAGCTGAAGGGCTACTACGGCGACCTGACCGAGAAGCAGTTCCGCCGCATCTATGCCGAAGCCGAGCGTCTGCGCGGGGATACCGGTGAATTCCTGATCGGCCTGCTGGAGCGTCGCCTCGACGCCGTCATCTATCGTGCCAAGTTCGTGCCGACCGTGTTTGCCGCGCGTCAGTTCGTGAACCACGGCCACGTCACCGTGAATGGCCAGAGGGTCAACATCCCCTCCTACCGTGTGAAAGAGGGCGACGTGATCGCCGTGCGCGACAAGTCCAAGCAACTCGCCGTTGTTCTGGAAGCCGTGCAACTGGCCGAGCGTGATGTGCCTGACTACATCGACGCCGACCACAACAAGATGACCGCCACGTTCGTGCGCACCCCCGGTCTCGGCGATGTGCCGTACCCGGTCGTGATGGAACCGAACCTGGTTGTGGAATTCTACGCGAAGAACTGA
- a CDS encoding pyridoxamine 5'-phosphate oxidase family protein, translating to MADLKHEFWDRIEDIRSGMLGIKGQGRLVPMSPQVDDDVPGAIWFITAKGTGLANGVAAGPQPAQFVVSDDGEGLYADIDGMLEHSTDREALDEVWSFVADAWFDGGKHDSDVCLLKFTPASGEVSITDGGGAKFLYEIAKAHLKGETPDSGHQGDVVF from the coding sequence ATGGCCGATCTGAAGCACGAATTCTGGGACCGCATTGAAGACATCCGCTCGGGCATGTTGGGGATCAAGGGGCAGGGCCGTCTGGTGCCCATGTCGCCGCAGGTCGACGACGATGTCCCCGGCGCTATCTGGTTCATCACCGCCAAGGGGACGGGCCTTGCCAACGGCGTGGCCGCTGGCCCGCAGCCCGCGCAATTCGTGGTCTCCGATGATGGAGAGGGGCTCTACGCCGATATCGACGGCATGCTGGAGCATTCCACTGACCGCGAGGCGCTGGACGAGGTCTGGAGCTTCGTAGCCGATGCGTGGTTCGACGGTGGCAAGCACGACTCGGACGTCTGCCTGCTGAAGTTCACGCCCGCCTCGGGTGAAGTGTCCATCACCGACGGCGGCGGCGCTAAATTCCTTTACGAAATCGCCAAGGCCCATCTCAAGGGCGAGACGCCGGATTCCGGTCATCAGGGCGACGTGGTCTTCTAA
- a CDS encoding sterol desaturase family protein has translation MTETPLKGWHHSPDVPLQVSPLFRWPLRPWEVLRWFWDSWFLISERLILVAVAFISWTWLQPPMEAMATLQPGAIALMLLRNLALMTLVAGGLHLWFYTFTKQGQRLKYDPRPLMVNGRQFTLGGQIRDNMFWTLASGVTIWTAYEVLLLWAMANGYAPWLTWAANPVWFIALFFLIPIWESFYFYWIHRLLHVPFLYKHVHALHHRNINVGPWSGLSMHPVEHVIFLGSVLIHFIVAAHPVHILFHLQYYALTAATTHTGFEGMVIRDRNRLRLGTFHHQMHHRYFECNYGSLEIPWDKLFGSFHDGTQAAQARIAARRKRMHGR, from the coding sequence ATGACTGAAACTCCGCTCAAAGGGTGGCACCATTCGCCGGACGTGCCGCTTCAGGTCTCGCCCCTTTTCCGCTGGCCTCTGCGCCCGTGGGAGGTGCTGCGCTGGTTTTGGGATTCGTGGTTTCTGATCTCGGAACGGTTGATCCTCGTGGCGGTGGCGTTCATCTCATGGACATGGCTGCAACCGCCGATGGAGGCCATGGCAACGCTGCAACCCGGCGCGATCGCGCTGATGCTGCTGCGCAACTTGGCCCTGATGACCCTTGTGGCGGGCGGGTTGCACTTGTGGTTCTACACCTTCACCAAGCAGGGCCAGCGCCTCAAATACGACCCGCGCCCGCTGATGGTGAACGGGCGGCAGTTCACGTTGGGCGGCCAGATCCGCGATAACATGTTCTGGACGCTCGCGTCGGGCGTGACGATCTGGACGGCCTATGAGGTCCTGTTGCTCTGGGCGATGGCCAACGGCTATGCGCCGTGGCTGACCTGGGCGGCGAACCCCGTCTGGTTCATCGCGCTCTTTTTCCTGATCCCGATTTGGGAGAGCTTCTATTTCTACTGGATCCACCGTCTTCTGCACGTGCCGTTCCTCTACAAACACGTCCACGCCTTGCACCATCGCAACATCAACGTTGGCCCTTGGTCGGGCCTGTCGATGCACCCGGTGGAGCATGTTATTTTCCTGGGCTCGGTGCTGATCCACTTCATCGTGGCGGCCCATCCGGTGCACATCCTGTTCCATTTACAGTACTACGCCCTGACTGCCGCCACGACCCACACCGGGTTCGAGGGGATGGTGATCCGCGACCGTAACAGGCTGAGACTGGGGACGTTCCATCACCAAATGCACCACCGCTATTTCGAGTGTAATTACGGCAGCCTGGAGATCCCCTGGGACAAGCTTTTCGGGTCGTTCCATGACGGCACACAGGCCGCGCAGGCCCGGATTGCTGCGCGGAGAAAGCGGATGCACGGGCGCTGA
- a CDS encoding homospermidine synthase: MAQAHPVYAKIDGPIVMIGFGSIGKGTWPLIERHFEYDRTRFTVIEPDARQHDFLRDNDLAFVDTALTPENYRDVLGGLLAPGKGFCVNLSVDTSSLDLMRFCREIEVPYIDTVVEPWAGYYFGTTDNAARTNYALRQAVRDEKAANPGGSTAVSCCGANPGMVSWFVKEGLLTLAKDLGRADAAPTDRAGWAKLMQSLGVKGVHIAERDTQVRLEPRPRDVFVNTWSVEGFISEGFQPAELGWGTFEPWFPPNGHRQETGCQAAIWMERPGAVTRVHTWCPTPGAQFGYLVTHNEAVSISDYYTVGEGQTPEFRPTCHYAYHPCDDAVLSLHEMFGGGITQTEHHILGEDEIVAGIDELGVLLYGHAKNALWFGSRLSNEEAKSLAPYQNATGLQVTSAVLAGMVWALENPGAGIVESDEMDHARCLEVQRPYLGPVEAHYTDWTPLDDRWSLFDEDLDFNEPWAFRNVLAT, translated from the coding sequence ATGGCGCAGGCGCATCCGGTTTACGCGAAGATTGACGGCCCGATCGTGATGATCGGCTTCGGCTCCATTGGCAAAGGCACGTGGCCACTGATCGAGCGGCACTTTGAGTATGACCGCACGCGGTTCACGGTGATCGAACCGGACGCCCGCCAGCACGACTTCCTGCGCGACAATGATCTTGCCTTCGTGGACACCGCCCTGACGCCCGAAAACTACCGCGACGTGCTGGGAGGTCTTCTGGCGCCCGGCAAGGGGTTCTGCGTGAACCTGAGCGTGGATACGTCCTCACTCGATCTGATGCGGTTCTGCCGGGAAATCGAGGTGCCCTATATCGACACGGTGGTGGAGCCCTGGGCCGGCTACTACTTTGGCACCACCGATAATGCCGCGCGCACGAACTATGCGCTTCGCCAGGCGGTGCGCGATGAGAAGGCGGCCAATCCCGGCGGCTCGACGGCTGTATCGTGCTGCGGCGCGAACCCCGGCATGGTGTCGTGGTTCGTGAAAGAGGGACTTTTGACCCTTGCCAAGGATCTGGGCCGCGCGGACGCTGCCCCAACCGACCGGGCCGGATGGGCGAAGCTTATGCAATCGCTTGGCGTCAAGGGCGTTCACATCGCCGAACGTGACACGCAGGTGCGGCTGGAGCCACGCCCGCGCGATGTCTTCGTGAACACGTGGTCGGTGGAGGGCTTCATCTCGGAAGGGTTCCAACCGGCGGAACTGGGGTGGGGCACCTTCGAGCCGTGGTTCCCGCCAAACGGCCACCGGCAAGAGACAGGCTGCCAAGCCGCGATCTGGATGGAGCGCCCCGGCGCCGTCACCCGCGTCCACACCTGGTGTCCGACGCCGGGCGCACAGTTCGGCTACCTGGTGACCCATAATGAGGCCGTGTCGATCAGTGACTACTACACCGTGGGCGAGGGGCAGACGCCCGAATTCCGGCCCACCTGCCACTATGCCTACCATCCTTGCGATGACGCGGTTCTCAGCCTCCATGAAATGTTTGGCGGCGGCATCACGCAGACCGAGCATCACATTCTGGGCGAGGACGAGATCGTGGCGGGTATCGACGAGTTGGGCGTGCTTTTGTACGGCCACGCTAAGAACGCGCTGTGGTTCGGATCTCGCCTGTCGAATGAGGAGGCGAAATCGCTCGCGCCGTATCAGAACGCCACCGGCTTGCAGGTCACCTCTGCGGTGCTGGCGGGCATGGTCTGGGCGTTGGAAAATCCGGGTGCGGGGATCGTGGAGAGCGACGAGATGGACCACGCCCGCTGCCTGGAAGTTCAACGTCCGTACCTGGGGCCGGTGGAGGCCCATTATACCGATTGGACGCCGCTTGATGATCGCTGGTCGTTGTTTGATGAAGACCTGGATTTCAACGAGCCGTGGGCGTTCCGGAACGTGCTGGCCACATGA
- a CDS encoding DUF4041 domain-containing protein, with product MLLLILWLRARGAKNLGEKRIMEAEAIAESLKEKYAPITSVEEEVSALAETATEIQKQIDETRSSYSEKRATLKKLEQQVAIYDEKLSFAELGIYEPHFEFNDADEYKQEIKRIRDRQKAMVSAKTSTLCPTDWQVDGSRAKGQTMINRQTRLTMRAFNNECEASIANTRWNNVNAMEKRIVNAATQIDKANESMSLRISEQYVSLKLDELHATHEYRERIKIEKQERSEMARAEREEKKLLAEAAAAEREEERYQKLLDKARSEVGVDQGRIAELEVALAEAHATSERARAMAEMTKSGYVYIISNIGSFGEDVVKIGLTRRLEPDDRVKELGDASVPFGFDTHAMIYSDEAPALESALHKEFSDQRVNASNLRKEFFRVGLEEVEEAVKRIAPSASFFSDREAQEWHETLSRRKEALKGIVLPSDELPEAI from the coding sequence GTGCTCCTTTTGATCCTCTGGCTTCGCGCTCGTGGCGCAAAGAACCTCGGCGAAAAGCGGATTATGGAAGCGGAAGCGATCGCGGAATCGCTCAAGGAAAAATATGCGCCAATTACGTCTGTCGAAGAAGAAGTCTCGGCGCTAGCAGAAACGGCAACAGAGATACAAAAGCAAATCGACGAGACACGTAGCTCTTATTCTGAGAAGCGCGCCACGCTGAAAAAGCTAGAGCAACAAGTCGCAATTTATGACGAAAAGCTCTCTTTCGCAGAGCTGGGCATCTACGAGCCCCATTTCGAGTTCAACGACGCTGACGAGTATAAGCAAGAGATCAAACGCATCCGTGATCGCCAGAAAGCAATGGTCTCGGCCAAGACCTCAACCCTCTGTCCGACTGACTGGCAGGTGGACGGAAGCCGCGCTAAAGGTCAGACGATGATTAACCGCCAGACCCGTCTGACCATGCGCGCCTTCAATAACGAATGCGAAGCCTCAATCGCAAACACGCGCTGGAACAACGTCAACGCGATGGAGAAGCGTATCGTCAACGCGGCCACGCAAATCGACAAAGCAAATGAGTCCATGAGCCTGCGTATCAGTGAGCAGTATGTCAGCCTCAAGCTGGACGAATTGCACGCAACCCATGAATATCGTGAGCGCATTAAAATCGAGAAGCAAGAACGCTCAGAGATGGCACGCGCGGAACGCGAAGAGAAAAAGCTGTTGGCCGAAGCCGCAGCAGCAGAACGGGAGGAGGAACGATATCAGAAGCTCTTGGACAAGGCGCGCTCTGAGGTCGGGGTAGATCAAGGTCGCATCGCGGAGCTGGAAGTCGCTTTGGCAGAAGCACACGCCACAAGCGAACGCGCCCGCGCAATGGCTGAGATGACCAAATCCGGCTACGTCTACATCATCTCGAATATCGGTTCCTTCGGCGAGGATGTGGTGAAGATCGGTCTCACTCGACGGCTTGAACCCGATGACCGTGTGAAAGAGCTTGGCGACGCAAGCGTCCCTTTTGGCTTCGACACCCACGCCATGATCTACTCGGATGAAGCTCCCGCCCTCGAAAGCGCTCTTCATAAAGAGTTCTCAGACCAACGCGTGAACGCCTCCAACTTGCGTAAAGAGTTTTTCCGAGTCGGGTTAGAGGAGGTCGAGGAAGCTGTGAAACGCATTGCCCCGTCCGCCAGCTTCTTCTCAGACCGTGAAGCGCAGGAATGGCACGAAACCCTTTCCCGACGCAAAGAGGCGTTGAAGGGCATAGTACTACCATCAGACGAATTGCCGGAAGCCATATAA
- a CDS encoding MFS transporter: protein MALGDSLNTMTLKEGQDLPLWRRPVALLAVMSFAMPIAFATWSALLNNFVVEVASFDGSDIGWLHTVREIPGFLAIGVIFLIIFIREQVLGLVALILMGTATAMTAQFPSLGGLLFVTLFSSIGFHYYETVNQSLQLQWIDKKRAPQVLGWLMSIGSGATLLTYLLIVVTWRAYDLSYDFVYWISGGVTAVLALVSLLLYPQFESPTPQTKKMVLRRRYWLYYALQFMSGARRQIFMVFAGFMMVERYGFEVHQITALYMVTLLANMVAAPFLGGLVARFGERLALIIEYTGLAMIFVLYAGLYVFDWGSGLAAALYILNHIFFALALAIKTYFQKIAAPEDIAPTAAVAFTINHIAAVFLPAGLGYLWLSSPTSVFVAAAGMALVSLGLSFLVPRHPEAGFETTVARLNVHPAE, encoded by the coding sequence ATGGCTCTTGGAGACTCCCTGAACACGATGACCCTGAAAGAGGGGCAGGACCTGCCGCTTTGGCGCAGGCCTGTCGCGCTGTTGGCGGTGATGTCCTTCGCCATGCCGATTGCCTTCGCCACCTGGTCCGCGCTTCTGAACAACTTCGTGGTCGAGGTCGCGTCCTTCGACGGGTCGGACATCGGGTGGTTGCACACGGTGCGCGAGATTCCGGGCTTCCTTGCCATCGGGGTGATCTTCCTGATCATCTTCATCCGCGAGCAAGTGCTGGGCCTTGTCGCCTTGATCCTGATGGGTACGGCGACCGCGATGACGGCGCAGTTCCCATCGCTGGGGGGGCTGTTGTTCGTGACGCTCTTCAGTTCCATCGGGTTCCACTACTACGAGACGGTGAACCAATCCCTGCAATTGCAATGGATCGACAAGAAACGCGCGCCGCAGGTCCTGGGATGGCTGATGAGCATCGGGTCAGGGGCCACGTTGCTGACCTATCTGCTGATTGTCGTCACGTGGCGCGCGTATGACCTGAGCTATGATTTCGTCTACTGGATCTCGGGCGGGGTGACGGCGGTGCTGGCGCTGGTGTCGCTGCTTTTGTATCCGCAGTTCGAGAGCCCCACGCCGCAGACCAAGAAGATGGTCCTGCGCCGCCGCTATTGGCTATATTATGCGCTACAGTTCATGTCCGGCGCGCGGCGGCAGATCTTCATGGTCTTCGCGGGCTTCATGATGGTCGAGCGCTACGGGTTCGAGGTGCACCAGATCACCGCGCTTTACATGGTGACGCTGTTGGCCAACATGGTCGCCGCGCCGTTTCTGGGGGGCCTCGTGGCCCGGTTCGGAGAGCGTCTGGCCTTGATCATCGAATACACCGGCCTTGCGATGATTTTCGTGCTGTATGCGGGGCTATACGTCTTTGACTGGGGATCTGGGCTGGCGGCGGCCTTGTATATCCTGAACCACATCTTCTTCGCCCTCGCGCTTGCGATCAAAACCTACTTCCAGAAAATCGCCGCCCCCGAGGATATCGCGCCAACGGCAGCCGTGGCCTTCACGATCAACCATATCGCCGCGGTGTTCCTGCCGGCGGGGTTGGGGTACCTGTGGCTGTCATCGCCCACGTCGGTGTTCGTGGCGGCCGCTGGCATGGCGCTGGTGTCGCTGGGGCTGTCGTTCCTTGTGCCGCGTCACCCTGAGGCGGGCTTCGAGACGACGGTCGCCCGCCTGAACGTGCATCCGGCAGAGTAG
- a CDS encoding 50S ribosomal protein L11 methyltransferase, translating into MPTWTALTTLPKKPPAEALGEALEQLDPTPTGVGVFEMEDGSGLFEVGAYFVEPPDEVALAILAAAYGANDFAVSEVPDTDWVAHVRRELHPVEAGRFFLYGSHDADKVPEGSVPLLIEAAMAFGTGHHGTTKGCLEAVDKLFTSGFSPQSVADIGCGTAVLAIAAAKVLRLPVMASDIDPQAVDVALANAAANDVSELVSCVEAAGFDHPAIAEIGPYDLVFANILKGPLVELAPDVATHTKAGGYVILSGILNPQADDVIAAYKAQGLELHSHDQIGEWTTLTLRKAH; encoded by the coding sequence ATGCCCACTTGGACCGCCCTCACCACCTTGCCGAAAAAGCCCCCCGCCGAGGCGTTGGGCGAGGCCCTGGAGCAGTTGGACCCGACCCCCACCGGCGTGGGCGTCTTCGAGATGGAGGACGGATCGGGCCTTTTCGAGGTCGGGGCCTATTTCGTGGAGCCGCCCGACGAGGTGGCGCTGGCGATCCTTGCGGCGGCCTATGGTGCCAATGATTTCGCCGTCTCCGAGGTGCCCGATACCGATTGGGTCGCCCATGTGCGCCGAGAGCTGCACCCGGTCGAGGCCGGGCGCTTCTTCCTTTATGGCAGCCATGACGCGGACAAGGTTCCAGAGGGGTCCGTTCCGCTGCTGATCGAGGCTGCCATGGCGTTCGGGACAGGGCATCATGGGACGACAAAGGGCTGTCTCGAAGCCGTGGACAAACTGTTTACGTCCGGATTTTCGCCACAATCTGTGGCTGATATCGGCTGCGGTACGGCGGTGCTGGCGATCGCTGCGGCAAAGGTCTTGCGCCTTCCCGTCATGGCCTCGGACATCGATCCGCAGGCCGTCGATGTGGCCCTTGCCAATGCGGCGGCCAACGATGTGTCCGAGCTGGTTTCCTGCGTTGAGGCGGCCGGGTTCGATCATCCGGCCATTGCGGAAATCGGGCCCTATGATCTTGTTTTCGCTAATATTTTGAAGGGTCCGCTGGTGGAATTGGCGCCGGACGTCGCCACCCATACCAAGGCCGGGGGCTATGTCATCCTATCGGGTATTCTGAACCCCCAGGCCGACGACGTGATCGCCGCCTACAAGGCGCAGGGCCTTGAGCTTCACAGTCACGATCAGATCGGCGAATGGACGACGTTGACCCTGCGGAAGGCTCATTAA